The Streptomyces achromogenes DNA segment GGGCTGACCCTGACGGCCACCCCGGCCCGCCACTTCTGCGGCCGCGGCCTGCGCAACACCCAGCACACCCTGTGGGCCTCGTGGGTGGTGGCGGGCGCGGAGCACCGGATCTTCCACAGCGGGGACACCGGTTACTTCGACGGTTTCCGCGACATCGGCGCCGCGCACGGCCCGTTCGACGCGACGATGATCCAGATCGGGGCGTACTCCGACTTCTGGCCGGACATCCACATGACGCCCGACGAGGGCATGCGGGCCCACCTCGACCTTCAGGGCGGCGCCGGCGGGGTGATGATGCCGATTCACTGGGCCACCTTCAACCTCGCCACGCACGCGTGGGCCGAGCCGGGGGAGGGCACGCTGGCCGCCGGCCTGGCCGCGGGTGCGCGGGTCGCGGTGCCCCGCCCGGGGGAGCCCTTCGAGCCCACGGCCGAGACCGTTCCGCAGGAGCCGTGGTGGCGCGGTGCGGCCGTCGCCCCCGCAGGGGGATGGCGCCCGCTCTACGACCCGACACCCAAGGCCAACGCCGATACCGAGAGTGACGTCCAGACGGGTGCCGCTGAGGGCGGAGAGGCGCCGGAGGCGGTTCCGGCGGGCTGACCGGAGCACTGCGGCGTACGAACGTGCGGGTCGGGGGCGAAAGGCTCCTCGGCCCGCTCGGTCGTTTTCGGATCGCCTCTGAACAGGTCTGATCGAATTCTTTTGGTGCTGCTTCGTGGGACGCGCAGGCTTATCGGTCTGTCGTACGACCCCTCATACCAGAGCGGGACGCTCGCCGGTGGACTTTGTCAACTGCCCACCGCACATGATGGGTTGCCGACTACTGTGAGTGGTCGTCGGGCGACACCGGGCCGTGTTTCCCGGCTCTCCCGACCGACGACCCGGCTCGACGGACCAGTACGAGGACACCGATGTCTCACCTCCGCGCACCCGCCGCACGAGCAGACCGCCGTGAGGGCGGGCGGCACGGGCGGCCCGTGGCCCGCATCGCACCGGCGCCGGCCGAGACACACATACGGCCCCAGTTGGTGCGGCTCGCCGTGCTCCCCCCGACCGCGGTGGCGCTGAGCGCCTGCGCGGTGGTCCTGTTCACGGTGCGCTCCAGCGGCATGCGCCCCGGCCCGACCCTGTGGGCGGTCCTGGTCGGCGCCGCCGCGGTGACCGGCGTCGGCATCGTGATCGCGGCGGTGGCCGCCGACCGCGCGGCCCGCTCCGTCAGCGACCGCCTTGCCGTCCTGCGCCGCCGCAGCGCACGCGACGAGGCCGACCTGCGCGCCGTCATCGAGGCACTGCGCCGCGGCGAGGTCCCCCCGCAACGCACCTCGCGCGGCGGACCGCCCGCCGGCGCGGACGACTTCGAACTGCTCGCGGCCGACCTGGCACGCGCCCACGACGGGGCCGTCGGCGCCGTCGTGCAGGCCGCACAGCTGTCGAGCCAGGCCGGCAGCGAACAGAAGCTGGAGGTGTTCGTCAACCTCGCACGGCGTCTGCAATCCCTGGTACACCGTGAAATCTCGATCCTCGACGAGCTGGAGAACGAGATCGAGGACCCCGATCTCCTCAAGGGCCTCTTCCACGTCGACCACCTCGCCACCCGCATCCGCCGGCACGCCGAGAACCTCGCCGTCCTCGGCGGGGCGGTGTCGCGCCGGCAATGGAGCAACCCGGTCCCCATGACCGAGGTGCTGCGCTCCGCCATCGCCGAGGTCGAGCAGTACGCCCGCGTGAAACTCGTCCCGCCCATCGACGGCGAACTGCGCGGCCACGCCGTGGCCGACGTGATCCACCTGCTCGCCGAACTCGTCGAGAACGCCACGGTGTTCTCCGCGCCGCACACCCAGGTGCTGCTGCGGGCGAACCTGGTCACCTCCGGGCTGGCCGTCGAGGTCGAGGACCGCGGGCTCGGCCTGCCGGTCGAGGAACAGAGCCGGATGAACGCCCTGCTCGCCGACCCCGACCAGGTCAACGTCGGACGGCTGCTGGCCGACGGGCGCATCGGACTGTTCGTCGTCTCCCAACTGGCCCGGCGGCACGGCATCCGGGTCCGCCTGCAGAGCAACATCTACGGCGGCGTCCAGGCCGTCCTCGTCGTGCCGCAGGCCCTGCTCGGCTCCGCCCAGGGCGTCCTCGCGGCGGCGTCACCGGGCCCGGCCACCGACGGCGCGGGACGGCCGCTCGCGCCCGCCACGGCACCCGTCGTCACCCCGGCGGCGACGCCGCGTACGACGGCCGCGGCCCCGCCGCCGCTGCCCGCGGTCTCGCCGGCCCGACCCGGCCGTACCGGGCCGCGACTCGTCGCCGGCGCCGATGGGACGACGGCACGGGACACGCGGGGCGCGGGCAGGTCGTTCGCCCCCACCCCCGCTGTCGCCCCCGTCAACGCCCCTGCGCACGTGACGGCTGCGGCGCGCAACCGGACCGAGCCCTCGCCGGCGCAGGCGTACCCGCAGACGCAGGACGCCGCGTCCGTCGGCTCCTCGGGCGGCGGAATGCCGGGGGAGGTCCGGGTCTCGTCCGGAACGGGGCGGCCGCCGGGGCCGATCGCGTCGTCGCAGGCCCCGAACACGCCCGAGCCCGGGGGGAGTGCGGGCCTCCGGTCACCGCAGGGAGCCTCCGCGGCCGGGCGCACCGGTCACGCCCCGCAGACGCCCGAGACCGGCGCTCCGCGGGGCGACGGCGACCGGCCCGCCCCGCTCCCCGTCCGCGGCGCCCGGGCGGCGCGACCCAACCCGGCCGAGGCCGTGCCCGGCATCCGGAGCGGCGACCGCCCCGTCGTCGAGGAGCACGAGGGCATCGCGCCCACCCCGCGCGTCGGCACGGTGCGCGGCACCATGGGCAAACCCCACCTGCCCCGCCGCCGCGCCCAGGAGCACATCGTCCCCCAGTTGCGCGGCGGGCCGGCCCCCCGCCCGGACGTCGAACCGTCCGCCGGTCACGACCCCGGTCTGATGGCCGCCTTCCAACGGGGCGTCGGCCTCGCGGAGGCTCAGCAGAGCCTCGAGGCGGACGCGGCGGAGCCGTCCCCGAAGCTGCTGCCGGACTCCTCCCTACTGGCGGAAACCTCGCAGCCGGCCACCTGCCCCGAACCGTACGGATCGCAGCCCGCCACCCGCCCCGAGCCGTACGGGTCGGAGCCGCATGCGCACCCTGAGCTGCACGGATCGCAGCCCACCGCGCGCCCCGAGCCGTACGGATCGCGGCCGGCATTCCGCCCCGAGCCGTACGCATCGCAGTCGGCCGTCCAGCCCGAGCCGTCACCGACCGAGCGGCCGTGGGACACCGGATCGCTCCACGCGTCGGCGCGGGGGCGCGGCGGGCATCCGGACGACGCCGGTCACGGCGGTGACGCGACGGCCGCAGCCGCGCGGGGCGTCCCGCTCCCGCTCCTGCCGCCCGCGCCGTTCGCCATCGACGCACTGCCGGCGCACCGGCCCGGGATATCCGAGGCGCGCCCCGCGCACACCGCCGCGCCCCCCGAGGCGTACGGCGCGCGCGACGGGCTGGACCTGCCCGAACCCGACCGATCCACCACCCGGCACGACGGGAGCGCACCAGCCGGATGAGCCCTGCGAGCACCCCCACCCGCACTCTCACCCCCACCCTCAGCGCTCCCGCAGACCTTCGTACCCCAAGGAGTCGATCCACCATGGCGAGCGATGCGCCGACCGGCCATGTATCCGACCTCGACTGGCTGATGAGCGGCCTTGTGCAGCGTGTGCCGCACACCATGAGCGCGGTGCTGCTCTCCTGCGACGGACTGGTGAAGTCGGTCCACGGCCTCGATGCCGACAGCGCCGACCACATGGCGGCGCTGGCGTCCGGCCTGTACTCCCTCGGCCGCAGCGCCGGCGTCCGGTTCGCCGACGGCGGCGACGTCCGGCAGGTCGTCGTCGAACTCGACTCGACGCTGCTGTTCGTCACCACCGCCGGCTCCGGCACGTGCCTCGCGGTGCTCGCCGGACGGGAGGCCGACGCCGCCGTGCTCGGCTACGAGATGGCGATGCTGGTGAAGAGCGTCCGGCCGTATCTGACGACCGCGCCCCGGCAGCACGCCGTCGAACCGTCGGTGATGGGACCTTGAGGGTGGCGGCGGCCGGCGACGGGCCCTGGCTCGACGACGCGGCCGGACGGCTGGTGCGCCCTTTCACGGTCAGCGGCGGCCGTACCAGGCCCAGCGTCGCCCTCGACCTCATGTCGCAGGTGATGGCCACCGGGGCGACCCCCCTCGGCTACCTCGGACCCGAACACGCACTGGCGCTCGACCTGACCCGTGCGCCCGTGTCGGTCGCCGAGATCGCGGCCCATCTGAAGCTGCCGGCGGCGGTCACCAAGGTGCTTCTGTCCGACCTCCTCGACTGCGGGGCGCTGACCACCAAACCCCCCGAGTACCACCACATCCCCACCGACCGGGCCCTTCTGGAGGCAGTGCTCGATGGACTACGACGACAGCTCTGAGCACGACGACGCGTACGAGGCGTACGGTGCGCACCGCCGCCACGGAGCGCACGACGGCGGCGGCTCGGACCCCTTCCCCACCGCACTGAAGATCCTGGTCGCGGGCGGCTTCGGCGTCGGCAAGACGACCTTCGTGGGCGCCGTGAGCGAGATCGCGCCGCTGAGCACGGAGGAACTGCTCACCACCGTCAGCGCCGCGACCGACAACCTCGACGGCATCGAGAACAAGGTCGAGACGACCGTCGCCATGGACTTCGGCCGGATCAGCCTCGACCCGCAGCATGTGCTGTACCTGTTCGGGACGCCCGGACAGGAGCGGTTCTGGTTCATGTGGGACGAGTTGTCCGAGGGCGCCCTCGGCGCGGTCATCCTCGCCGACACCCGGCGCCTCGAGGAGTGTTTCGCGGCCGTCGACTTCTTCGAGGAACGCGGACTCGCCTTCATCGTCGCCGTCAACGAGTTCGACGGCTCCCACCGCTACGACCCCGAGGAGGTGCGGGCCGCCATCGACCTGGACCCGGAGATCCCCGTGGTGCGCTGCGACGCGCGGATCTCCGCCTCGGGCGTCCAGACCCTGCTCACCCTCGTCAAACACCTCATCGCCCACGCGCCGGCCGCACCCCAGCCGAGCCGCGGCGCACACATGTGACGCCCGCAC contains these protein-coding regions:
- a CDS encoding GTP-binding protein produces the protein MDYDDSSEHDDAYEAYGAHRRHGAHDGGGSDPFPTALKILVAGGFGVGKTTFVGAVSEIAPLSTEELLTTVSAATDNLDGIENKVETTVAMDFGRISLDPQHVLYLFGTPGQERFWFMWDELSEGALGAVILADTRRLEECFAAVDFFEERGLAFIVAVNEFDGSHRYDPEEVRAAIDLDPEIPVVRCDARISASGVQTLLTLVKHLIAHAPAAPQPSRGAHM
- a CDS encoding DUF742 domain-containing protein; amino-acid sequence: MAAAGDGPWLDDAAGRLVRPFTVSGGRTRPSVALDLMSQVMATGATPLGYLGPEHALALDLTRAPVSVAEIAAHLKLPAAVTKVLLSDLLDCGALTTKPPEYHHIPTDRALLEAVLDGLRRQL
- a CDS encoding roadblock/LC7 domain-containing protein, coding for MASDAPTGHVSDLDWLMSGLVQRVPHTMSAVLLSCDGLVKSVHGLDADSADHMAALASGLYSLGRSAGVRFADGGDVRQVVVELDSTLLFVTTAGSGTCLAVLAGREADAAVLGYEMAMLVKSVRPYLTTAPRQHAVEPSVMGP
- a CDS encoding ATP-binding protein, which encodes MSHLRAPAARADRREGGRHGRPVARIAPAPAETHIRPQLVRLAVLPPTAVALSACAVVLFTVRSSGMRPGPTLWAVLVGAAAVTGVGIVIAAVAADRAARSVSDRLAVLRRRSARDEADLRAVIEALRRGEVPPQRTSRGGPPAGADDFELLAADLARAHDGAVGAVVQAAQLSSQAGSEQKLEVFVNLARRLQSLVHREISILDELENEIEDPDLLKGLFHVDHLATRIRRHAENLAVLGGAVSRRQWSNPVPMTEVLRSAIAEVEQYARVKLVPPIDGELRGHAVADVIHLLAELVENATVFSAPHTQVLLRANLVTSGLAVEVEDRGLGLPVEEQSRMNALLADPDQVNVGRLLADGRIGLFVVSQLARRHGIRVRLQSNIYGGVQAVLVVPQALLGSAQGVLAAASPGPATDGAGRPLAPATAPVVTPAATPRTTAAAPPPLPAVSPARPGRTGPRLVAGADGTTARDTRGAGRSFAPTPAVAPVNAPAHVTAAARNRTEPSPAQAYPQTQDAASVGSSGGGMPGEVRVSSGTGRPPGPIASSQAPNTPEPGGSAGLRSPQGASAAGRTGHAPQTPETGAPRGDGDRPAPLPVRGARAARPNPAEAVPGIRSGDRPVVEEHEGIAPTPRVGTVRGTMGKPHLPRRRAQEHIVPQLRGGPAPRPDVEPSAGHDPGLMAAFQRGVGLAEAQQSLEADAAEPSPKLLPDSSLLAETSQPATCPEPYGSQPATRPEPYGSEPHAHPELHGSQPTARPEPYGSRPAFRPEPYASQSAVQPEPSPTERPWDTGSLHASARGRGGHPDDAGHGGDATAAAARGVPLPLLPPAPFAIDALPAHRPGISEARPAHTAAPPEAYGARDGLDLPEPDRSTTRHDGSAPAG